One segment of Scomber scombrus chromosome 3, fScoSco1.1, whole genome shotgun sequence DNA contains the following:
- the LOC133978233 gene encoding solute carrier family 45 member 3, whose product MQVENQLKGLVWKLLLVNILSCGLELCLATGSVYIPPLLLQAGMEERYMTMVLAVGPVLALIFVPMIGSTSDSWRGSFGRRRPFIWILSLGVLLGLQVMPHAWRLAVLMSPQRSHWLEAVLQAAAVCLMEFCGQACLTLLLALLSDLFPGEEENRRAFSVNSLMTSLGGCLGFLLPAVDWSQAPLATYLGGQKAFIYTLLTVFFLICLFTTAFIPEERGSRGGERMTLSCRSLRSWSNRCCPVFFLPRPQCFHVALGRCVSACMSVLPRMYAACVHVPAVIWRLFAAEMCSWMSLMSFMLFFVDFMGEGLYQGVPSADPGTQERKQYDEGVRVASLGLFLQCVVSVLCSMLMDCWVALLGARVVYISSMALLVFTTITMSVSDSVITITVMVAITGYTISVLHVLPYTLLCFYHSDKQAFFTSSKPRLPQFSDPDDPPLAKPPLSNGQAAPYANHSTGGLTLPGADPCVGPLFAGGSDRGEADCTPVSKRGLCFDMAILESAYLLSQVMPAMCLGVIVQLANSVRAYMASACCFSLLALLCSTRVVYSHTDLQR is encoded by the exons ATGCAGGTGGAAAATCAGCTGAAAGGCCTGGTGTGGAAGTTATTGCTGGTGAACATTTTATCATGTGGGCTGGAGTTGTGTTTGGCTACAGGAAGTGTCTACATCCCACCTCTGTTGCTGCAGGCCGGTATGGAGGAACGCTACATGACCATGGTGCTCG CGGTAGGTCCTGTTCTGGCTTTGATCTTTGTACCCATGATTGGCTCGACTAGCGATTCATGGCGAGGCAGTTTTGGTCGACGTCGGCCTTTTATCTGGATCCTGAGCCTGGGAGTTTTGTTGGGTCTGCAAGTCATGCCTCATGCCTGGCGCCTGGCTGTGCTGATGTCACCACAGCGCTCTCATTGGCTGGAAGCTGTCCTGCAGGCTGCGGCGGTGTGTCTGATGGAGTTCTGTGGACAG GCCTGCCTCACCCTGCTGCTGGCCCTGCTTTCAGACCTGTTCCCCGGGGAGGAGGAAAACCGCAGAGCATTTTCAGTTAATTCCCTGATGACCAGCCTGGGAGGTTGCCTGGG GTTCCTGCTTCCTGCAGTAGACTGGAGCCAAGCACCCTTAGCAACATACCTTGGAGGTCAGAAGGCTTTCATCTACACCCTACTCACCGTATTCTTCCTCATCTGCCTCTTCACCACAGCCTTTATCCCGGAGGAGAGAGGATccagaggaggggagagaatgACTCTCAGCTGTAGGAGTCTGAGAAGCTGGAGCAACAGATGCTGCCCTGTCTTCTTCCTCCCAAGGCCGCAGTGTTTCCATGTTGCGCTGGGCCGCTGCGTATCAGCCTGTATGTCAGTGTTACCTCGTATGTAtgctgcatgtgtgcatgtgccagCGGTCATATGGAGACTGTTCGCTGCAGAGATGTGCAGCTGGATGTCGCTGATGAGTTTCATGCTCTTCTTTGTTGACTTCATGGGGGAGGGATTATACCAGGGGGTGCCGAGCGCAGATCCAGGGACGCAGGAGAGGAAACAGTACGATGAAG GTGTACGTGTGGCCAGTCTGGGACTCTTCCTGCAGTGTGTGGTGTCGGTGCTGTGCTCAATGCTAATGGACTGCTGGGTTGCTCTGCTGGGAGCCAGGGTGGTGTACATCAGCAGCATGGCTCTGCTGGTgttcaccaccatcaccatgaGTGTCTCAGACAGTGTGATCACCATCACTGTCATGGTAGCCATAACAGGATACACAATCAGCGTCTTGCATGTCCTACCATACACGCTGCTGTGTTTCTATCACTCTGACAAACAG GCTTTTTTCACGTCGTCCAAGCCCAGACTCCCTCAGTTCAGTGACCCTGATGACCCACCGCTCGCCAAGCCCCCCCTCTCCAATGGTCAAGCCGCTCCTTACGCTAACCACAGCACAGGAGGGCTGACTTTACCCGGAGCAGACCCCTGTGTTGGGCCACTGTTTGCGGGTGGAAGCGACAGAGGCGAAGCTGACTGCACACCAGTCTCCAAAAGAGGGTTGTGTTTTGACATGGCGATACTGGAGAGTGCTTACTTGCTTTCACAG GTGATGCCGGCAATGTGCCTCGGCGTGATAGTGCAGCTGGCGAACAGCGTGAGGGCTTACATGGCATCCGCCTGCTGCTTTAGCCTGCTGGCTTTGCTCTGCTCCACCAGGGTCGTTTACAGCCACACTGACCTCCAACGCTGA